The following coding sequences are from one Lysinibacillus sp. FSL W8-0992 window:
- a CDS encoding M20 metallopeptidase family protein, translated as MIETKDLKQQVIAWRQHLHMHPELSHQEYETANYIYNQLITFPHLEVKRLTETSVCAFLKGTKTDGNGHTILLRADIDALPIEEETDLPFKSKNRGVMHACGHDAHPAMLLGAAKALAERGTDFNGEIRFVFQHAEEVTPGGAAQLVSLGIAENVDYAFALHVSPDYKVGQFAMKDGKFTAAADDFEIKIYGRGSHASMPEVAIDPLLIGSEMVVALQTIVSRKVPSIHAPVLTVAQFHCGTALNIIADTAELGGTIRSLDATVRVDARHHLEKIVNGIAAMHGATVEIKWELGCPSVTNDKELTALSRRLAGDIVGAEGVQELAAPMFGTEDFADFSEAVPSSMQFIGVHNEEFGEAYPLHHPRFKLDEDALIYGVRYFENIARTLCP; from the coding sequence ATGATAGAAACAAAAGATTTAAAACAACAAGTCATTGCCTGGAGACAGCATTTACATATGCATCCAGAGTTATCACATCAAGAATATGAAACAGCAAATTATATTTATAACCAATTAATAACATTCCCACATTTAGAAGTGAAGCGCTTAACTGAAACGAGTGTTTGCGCATTTTTAAAAGGAACGAAAACAGACGGTAATGGTCATACTATTTTATTACGTGCTGACATCGATGCATTGCCAATTGAGGAAGAGACCGATCTGCCGTTTAAATCAAAAAATCGAGGTGTCATGCATGCTTGTGGGCATGATGCGCACCCAGCCATGTTATTGGGGGCTGCAAAAGCATTAGCAGAGCGAGGAACAGATTTCAATGGTGAAATTCGTTTTGTTTTCCAACACGCAGAGGAGGTAACACCAGGGGGAGCGGCACAACTTGTTTCTCTAGGTATCGCAGAAAATGTAGATTATGCATTTGCATTACATGTAAGTCCTGATTATAAAGTTGGTCAGTTTGCCATGAAGGATGGGAAATTTACAGCGGCGGCGGATGATTTTGAGATTAAGATTTATGGACGTGGTAGCCATGCCTCTATGCCTGAAGTAGCGATTGATCCGTTGTTAATTGGTTCAGAAATGGTTGTTGCACTGCAAACAATCGTGTCGCGTAAAGTACCAAGTATCCATGCTCCTGTCTTAACGGTAGCACAATTCCATTGCGGCACAGCATTAAATATTATTGCTGATACTGCTGAGCTAGGTGGTACAATACGTTCACTAGACGCGACAGTACGTGTCGATGCTCGTCATCATTTAGAAAAGATTGTAAATGGTATAGCGGCAATGCACGGAGCAACAGTAGAGATTAAATGGGAGCTTGGCTGTCCTTCAGTGACAAACGATAAGGAGCTAACGGCATTATCACGTCGCTTAGCGGGCGATATTGTTGGAGCAGAGGGTGTACAAGAATTAGCTGCACCAATGTTCGGCACAGAGGATTTTGCAGATTTTTCTGAGGCTGTCCCTTCTTCTATGCAGTTTATAGGGGTGCATAACGAGGAGTTTGGTGAAGCATATCCGTTGCACCACCCACGCTTTAAACTAGATGAGGATGCCCTTATTTACGGTGTACGCTATTTTGAAAATATCGCACGGACATTATGTCCATAA
- a CDS encoding coenzyme F420-0:L-glutamate ligase translates to MERVVGTVVRGLRGPIINEGDNIEQIVVDTVLNAAKVEGYSIEDRDIVTVTESVVARAQGNYASIDDIAADVAAKFGDDTVGVIFPILSRNRFANCLRGIAKGVKKVVLMLSYPSDEVGNHLVDIDELDVKGINPWTDTLTEAEFREHFGYKKHTFTGVDYIEYYKELIEAEGAACEVIFSNNPKTILDYTKSVLTCDIHTRFRTKRILTTNGAEKVFSLDNILAVSVNGSGFNAEYGLLGSNKATEESVKLFPHTCQPIVDGIQAKIKEATGKTVEVMVYGDGAFKDPVGKIWELADPVVSPAFTAGLDGTPNEVKLKYLADNDFADLRGEELKAAISEYIQNKDEDLTGQMAAQGTTPRKLTDLIGSLSDLTSGSGDKGTPMIYIQGYFDNYTK, encoded by the coding sequence TTGGAACGTGTAGTTGGTACAGTTGTAAGAGGTCTTCGTGGTCCTATTATTAACGAAGGTGATAATATTGAACAAATCGTTGTTGATACAGTGTTAAATGCCGCTAAAGTGGAAGGCTATTCAATTGAAGATCGTGATATTGTTACAGTAACAGAATCAGTTGTAGCTCGTGCACAAGGTAACTATGCATCAATCGATGACATTGCAGCGGACGTAGCTGCTAAATTCGGCGACGATACTGTTGGTGTGATTTTCCCAATTTTAAGCCGTAACCGCTTTGCAAACTGCTTACGTGGTATTGCAAAAGGTGTAAAAAAAGTTGTTTTAATGCTAAGCTACCCATCTGATGAAGTTGGTAACCACTTAGTTGATATCGATGAATTAGATGTAAAAGGTATTAACCCTTGGACAGATACATTAACGGAAGCTGAATTCCGTGAACATTTCGGCTATAAAAAACACACATTTACAGGTGTCGATTATATCGAATACTACAAAGAATTAATTGAAGCTGAAGGAGCTGCTTGTGAAGTAATCTTCTCAAACAACCCGAAAACAATTTTAGACTATACAAAAAGCGTACTAACATGTGATATTCACACTCGCTTCCGTACAAAACGCATTTTAACAACAAATGGTGCTGAAAAAGTATTCTCGTTAGATAACATTTTAGCTGTATCTGTAAATGGTTCAGGCTTCAATGCTGAATACGGTCTACTTGGTTCAAACAAAGCGACTGAAGAAAGTGTAAAACTATTCCCACATACTTGCCAACCAATCGTTGATGGCATCCAAGCAAAAATCAAAGAAGCTACTGGTAAAACAGTAGAAGTAATGGTTTATGGCGATGGCGCATTTAAAGATCCAGTGGGTAAAATTTGGGAGCTAGCTGACCCAGTTGTATCTCCTGCCTTCACTGCTGGCCTAGATGGTACACCGAATGAAGTAAAATTAAAATACTTAGCAGATAATGACTTTGCTGATCTTCGTGGAGAAGAATTAAAAGCAGCTATCTCTGAATATATTCAAAATAAAGACGAGGATTTAACTGGTCAAATGGCCGCTCAAGGTACAACACCTCGTAAATTAACAGACTTAATCGGTTCTCTTTCTGACTTAACTTCAGGCTCAGGCGACAAAGGAACACCAATGATTTATATTCAAGGTTACTTCGATAACTATACAAAATAA